A region of Haliotis asinina isolate JCU_RB_2024 chromosome 7, JCU_Hal_asi_v2, whole genome shotgun sequence DNA encodes the following proteins:
- the LOC137291036 gene encoding uncharacterized protein KIAA1958-like has translation MCDKEDDDIFLTQNTFIEKQIDKVSPDEGSNLDMLDDFKLRFGDPLTSYDLNEKLKLRIPKSTQYKNTWAMEVFQRWQEERRQRPVSENLGLWSVCLRENLLNMDAEKLNMALKYFVFEARKKDGAFYPSTTLYGLFASLASSLKLHGSSLDIFNDDEFEDSRRALDASMRERSAEGMGPSTVKHTEVITLAEEQQLWEKGVLGDDTPQKLLDTVLYLTGLHFALRGGTEHRSLRMGNNPQITGPHTDCHGRRYMEYTEDVSKTNKGGLNHRKLTAKKVRAYENLETPSHCYVRIVQKYMSYCAAQSLKNKDAFYFTPRKVPKGDDWFMETPVGHNKLQNTVGRICGQAGILGRKTNHSLRATAATRLYEANVDEQIICEQTGHRSDVVRVYKRTADAQKAAASDIVRAKKVKKDIKQTATGNKSPEHTGPTAKHLETSVNAEENRRNISLTINFN, from the exons ATGTGTGACAAAGAGGACGACGACATCTTCCTAACCCAAAATACATTTATAGAGAAGCAGATTGACAAGGTTTCACCTGACGAGGGTAGCAACTTGGATATGCTGGATGATTTCAAATTGCGTTTTGGGGACCCACTAACTTCCTATGATCTAAACGAAAAGCTGAAACTCCGCATTCCAAAAAGtacacaatacaaaaacaccTGGGCAATGGAGGTTTTTCAGAGGTGGCAAGAAGAGAGACGTCAGCGGCCCGTTTCTGAAAATCTTGGGTTATGGAGTGTCTGTTTGCGAGAGAATTTGCTAAATATGGACGCTGAGAAACTTAACATGGCGCTCAAGTACTTCGTGTTCGAGGCACGAAAGAAAGATGGCGCCTTCTATCCGTCAACAACACTTTACGGTTTGTTCGCCTCGTTAGCGTCTTCTTTAAAACTGCATGGGTCGTCGCTCGATATCTTCAATGATGATGAGTTTGAAGACAGCCGTAGAGCATTGGATGCTTCTATGAGGGAGAGATCAGCAGAAGGGATGGGACCTTCGACAGTAAAACATACAGAAGTAATAACGTTGGCGGAAGAACAACAGTTGTGGGAGAAAGGCGTGCTGGGAGATGACACCCCCCAAAAATTATTGGATACTGTGCTGTATTTAACGG GCTTACATTTTGCTCTTAGAGGAGGCACAGAACATCGGAGTTTGAGGATGGGTAACAATCCACAAATCACCGGACCGCACACAGACTGTCACGGCCGGAGATATATGGAATACACAGAGGATGTATCGAAAACCAACAAAGGCGGATTAAACCATAGAAAACTAACTGCAAAGAAGGTCCGTGCCTATGAAAACCTGGAAACCCCATCCCACTGCTATGTCAGAATTGTCCAGAAATACATGTCTTACTG TGCGGCACAGTCCCTCAAGAATAAAGATGCGTTCTATTTCACACCCCGGAAAGTCCCTAAGGGAGACGATTGGTTTATGGAAACCCCTGTTGGTCACAACAAACTTCAAAACACTGTTGGTAGGATTTGCGGTCAAGCTGGAATACTCGGACGTAAAACGAACCATTCCCTCCGAGCAACGGCTGCCACCCGGCTCTACGAGGCCAACGTAGATGAACAGATCATTTGCGAACAGACAG GTCATAGAAGTGATGTAGTAAGAGTATACAAGAGGACGGCAGATGCCCAGAAGGCAGCTGCGTCAGACATTGTACGTGCGAAAAAGGTGAAAAAGGATATCAAACAAACAGCTACCGGCAACAAGTCTCCCGAACATACTGGACCGACAGCTAAGCACCTGGAAACCTCTGTAAACGCGGAAGAGAACAGGAGGAACATTTCTctaactattaatttcaactaa